Proteins encoded in a region of the Zea mays cultivar B73 chromosome 2, Zm-B73-REFERENCE-NAM-5.0, whole genome shotgun sequence genome:
- the LOC100281036 gene encoding bifunctional 3-phosphoadenosine 5-phosphosulfate synthetase 2: MATTHLLTPPRVHHPSPSASSSVARVRATASLAHPLHLCRLRLAAPRSRSPSPRHGRRAMSVRSSLIDPDGGALVELVAPPDRLPALRAEAEALPRVRLAPVDLQWAHVLAEGWASPLRGFMREHEYLQSLHFNCVRLPDGGLVNMSLPIVLAIGDADKEQIGGKPDVALQGPDGGVVAILRRVEIYPHNKEERIARTWGTTAPGLPYVDEAIASAGNWLIGGDLEVLEPIKYNDGLDHYRLSPRQLRKEFDKRGADAVFAFQLRNPVHNGHALLMNDTRRRLLEMGYKNPILLLHPLGGYTKADDVPLPVRMEQHSKVLEDGVLDPETTIVSIFPSPMHYAGPTEVQWHAKARINAGANFYIVGRDPAGMGHPTEKRDLYNPDHGKKVLSMAPGLEKLNILPFKVAAYDTVAKEMAFFDPSRSQDFLFISGTKMRTYAKTGENPPDGFMCPGGWKVLVDYYNSLQAEEATPVPV, translated from the exons CTCGCTCGCGCACCCGCTCCACCTCTGCCGCCTCCGCCTCGCCGCCCCGCGCTCGCGCTCCCCCTCCCCACGGCACGGGCGGCGCGCCATGTCGGTCCGCAGCTCCCTCATCGACCCGGACGGCGGCGCGCTCGTCGAGCTCGTCGCCCCGCCCGACCGCCTCCCGGCGCTGCGCGCGGAGGCGGAGGCGCTCCCGCGGGTGCGCCTCGCCCCCGTCGACCTCCAGTGGGCGCACGTGCTCGCCGAGGGGTGGGCCAGCCCGCTCCGCGGGTTCATGCGCGAGCACGAGTACCTGCAGAGCCTCCACTTCAACTGCGTTCGCCTCCCCGACGGGGGCCTCGTCAACATGTCGCTCCCCATCGTGCTCGCCATCGGGGACGCCGACAAGGAGCAGATCGGGGGTAAGCCGGACGTCGCGTTACAAGGGCCCGACGGCGGTGTCGTCGCCATCCTGCGCAG AGTTGAAATATATCCCCACAATAAAGAAGAAAGAATCGCAAGAACATGGGGTACAACTGCACCTGGTTTACCCTATGTTGATGAGGCTATTGCGTCAGCTGGGAACTGGCTGATCGGTGGCGATCTGGAGGTGTTGGAACCCATCAAATACAATGATGGTCTTGATCACTACAGACTTTCACCTCGGCAACTTAGGAAGGAGTTTGACAAGCGGGGGGCTGATGCTGTGTTTGCCTTCCAGTTGAGAAACCCAGTACACAATGGTCATGCACTATTGATGAATGACACTAGAAGGCGTCTCTTGGAAATGGGTTACAAGAATCCCATTCTACTACTACATCCCTTAGGTGGTTATACCAAAGCGGATGATGTCCCACTGCCAGTTAGAATGGAACAACACAGTAAG GTTTTAGAAGATGGAGTGCTTGATCCTGAGACTACTATAGTGTCTATATTTCCCTCACCAATGCATTATGCTGGTCCAACAGAAGTGCAGTGGCATGCAAAGGCACGAATTAATGCTGGTGCCAATTTCTATATAGTAGGCCGAGATCCTGCTGGAATGGGACATCCAACAGAAAAGAGGGACTTGTACAACCCAGATCACGGGAAGAAGGTCCTGAGCATGGCTCCTGGTTTAGAGAAACTCAACATACTGCCCTTCAAG GTAGCAGCTTATGATACAGTAGCAAAGGAGATGGCCTTTTTTGATCCTTCACGCAGTCAAGATTTTCTGTTCATCTCTGGAACCAAG ATGCGCACTTATGCCAAAACTGGAGAGAATCCTCCAGACGGTTTCATGTGCCCGGGTGGGTGGAAGGTTCTTGTTGACTACTACAACAGCCTGCAAGCTGAAGAAGCGACTCCAGTCCCTGTATGA